The sequence GACTGCGCCAAGACCTCGAATTTGAAGTCGCGCCGCTGAAACTTGCCTCGGCCCAAGTAGCCCCATTCGGCAAAAGAGATCGGCTTGCCGGTGTTCGTTTTCATGGCGAGCGCATCGCCGTGAATCAGGTTCACCGCGAGAACATTAGCCGCTGCACGGTAAAGCTCGTCCGATGCTTCCAGGAGGAACGCTTCTGCGAACGTGTCCAAGAGGTTTTCCTTACACTCCGCAACGTTGTCGGCCAGAATTTCGATTCCATACAGGCTCATGATCGCCAGTAGTGCAAAATGCTGCCGTTCGAACTCCGATCGCCCATACTTAAGCTCCACTGCAGCGAGTTTCCGACGCAGGGCG is a genomic window of Rhodothermales bacterium containing:
- a CDS encoding N-6 DNA methylase, producing the protein MSLVKSKQRVADHGEVFTPAWMVEAMLDLVRSETERIDSRFLEPACGSGNFLVAALRRKLAAVELKYGRSEFERQHFALLAIMSLYGIEILADNVAECKENLLDTFAEAFLLEASDELYRAAANVLAVNLIHGDALAMKTNTGKPISFAEWGYLGRGKFQRRDFKFEVLAQSAAFSAEDSLFAHVGKHELFTPIRSYEPMAIRDLATVGAALSEDSK